The stretch of DNA TTATATTTTCCTCAAGTTGCTTAGAGATAGAATATGGCAATCTGTCATTCCCGTTGTTGATAGCGTCAAAATAAACATTCTCTACGGTTAAAGGTTCTAGAATATCGGTAATGACATCTACAAAACTACCTTGTGGAAATCCTTCTAGTCCAGAAATTATCCCAATTAATCTTATTGCATATGGTGAAAGGGAAGGTCCTAATGGATTCTTTTGTAGAAATTCACCAATAGAATAACCTTTATACTTCTCTTCTAATAATCTTTGTTCTTGTTCATCACTATTAGTATATAGTTCGACAAATGGATCAATGGCTTCTTGAAGAAGTTGCTCAGCTGTTTTTCCTTTCTCATGTTCGGGTAGGGGAAAGTTTAATATGTCGGGATTTGCTTCATAAGCTTCTCTTGTTGTTCGAACATTATTAACAAAAATGATATCTTCAGGAGTTTTGTTTATAAATGGATGAATTCTCAAATTGAATTTTTTAATATATGCATGTACTAGTCGATGATAATTAGGAATTCTCATTGCACCGACATCTAAATAATTTCCTTCGGTGAGTGGTTTACGTATTGTATAAACTCTTCCTCCAATACGTTTATTTGCTTCAAGAATCACTACATCATGTCCAGCGGCCTTAAGTAAATGTCCGGCAACTAATCCAGCCAAACCAGCACCAATAATAATCATTCGTTTAGGATTACTTTTCTCTTCGATACCATTATCGATGATTTGAAGATAATCTTCGGGGTAACGTAGTTGAGTTGGTTCTCGTGTGTTCATCTGATTACCACCCTTTTTTAGAACATCATATGAGTTATTTATGCCTTATATGATGGATAAAGAAGATGAGGTGGGGGAAAGTTACATTCGATTCAGATAAACATACGGTTAAATTGTCTCTGCTTGCTTATATCATGAAGAAAACAACGATGTGAAAATCGAATGTTCCGTATTTAAATCAATTAAAACCCGAATACTTTGTGTCATAGTATTCGGGCCTCCTTCGTTTAATCACTTATCCCAATTCCATAATTCTACCTCTCCCAATTCTTCATTCTGAATAAAAGGTAAGTCCTCAAGTCTTTCTAATTCTTTTACTGGACCTGTGACAACTGCACCGTAAGTGACAAACCCTTCATCTATGATGTATTGATATTGTGTTTGTAAATGTTTTAAGTCAAGAAAATTAGTATAGTAACTCTCTGACTGATCGAGAAGGTCTTCCATATTTTTTAACATGATGTTTTGACTCTGTTCTACATCGGATAGCTCATCATTTCTAGTTGATAATAAGTAATCTTTGCTATGTTCTATTCCTGGGGTTAACCCCAATCGGTCTGTAATAGCAACTTGTTTATTGCTAGTGGACCAACTTTCAGGTTCATATGTTATAAATTCTCCAGTATAAAGCGGCATCCATAGAAGTTTTATATCGATATCTTGTAATTTTGATTGCAATTCTTCAGGGCTCATGTATTCATCTGTAGAAAAAGCGAGCTCGCCTACAGTTCCTTCTGGTAATTGTTCTAATGAATTCCATACGTTCTCATTATTAGTTCCAGTTACAGGTTTATTTGTATTCGGGTCTTCCGGTAAATAAAAATCAAATGGTGATAATTCCTCTGAATTAATTTGTGAATAGTTAATAGAAGAAAAATAACTCATAAATGTTTTATGGACCTCTGCTTCTCCGATAAATTGTTGTTCTGTTCCTATACGTTTGCTGATAGGGTAAGTTATTTTATTTGTTCCAAATATAGTCATTTCTGATTGATTAGTTACAGACCCGGTTGAATTAGGAGTAGTCCATTCTAACGCTAACATGGAAAAGTACATATTCTTATTTGTAATATGTAATCGGTCAGCAGCGATGTTAATTACCGTCATATACAATATATAA from Oceanobacillus iheyensis HTE831 encodes:
- a CDS encoding flavin monoamine oxidase family protein; protein product: MNTREPTQLRYPEDYLQIIDNGIEEKSNPKRMIIIGAGLAGLVAGHLLKAAGHDVVILEANKRIGGRVYTIRKPLTEGNYLDVGAMRIPNYHRLVHAYIKKFNLRIHPFINKTPEDIIFVNNVRTTREAYEANPDILNFPLPEHEKGKTAEQLLQEAIDPFVELYTNSDEQEQRLLEEKYKGYSIGEFLQKNPLGPSLSPYAIRLIGIISGLEGFPQGSFVDVITDILEPLTVENVYFDAINNGNDRLPYSISKQLEENIKIEQRVISIRQSSSHITVQTDKKQTYKGDYVINTSPFSVFQFIDVIPYESISFQKWQIIRQLLHIPSVKIGIEFKERFWEDLKMGNAISDLPSRFSYIPSYGKGTKGPAVLLASYSWGEDALLWTSTTPTLMVQMILKDLAKIYGNIVYKQFSRSIYFNWSLNPFSAGCFTLLSPLLGAAVTEDFIRQPEGRIHFAGEHTSDFNGWMEGAIQSGIRAAMEVNQRE
- a CDS encoding anti-sigma factor; amino-acid sequence: MKEWNKDMEKKILKKYRFTLQFRVLRIILAVIFIYILYMTVINIAADRLHITNKNMYFSMLALEWTTPNSTGSVTNQSEMTIFGTNKITYPISKRIGTEQQFIGEAEVHKTFMSYFSSINYSQINSEELSPFDFYLPEDPNTNKPVTGTNNENVWNSLEQLPEGTVGELAFSTDEYMSPEELQSKLQDIDIKLLWMPLYTGEFITYEPESWSTSNKQVAITDRLGLTPGIEHSKDYLLSTRNDELSDVEQSQNIMLKNMEDLLDQSESYYTNFLDLKHLQTQYQYIIDEGFVTYGAVVTGPVKELERLEDLPFIQNEELGEVELWNWDK